ACAAAGCAAATGCCAGGAGTATATGGGCTGGTAAATTACACTCTGAGGTCTGAGTAAGAGGAaatcatttagaaagaaaaggaaaagataatctggctggattaagaaaaaaaaaggatatagaaACAACTATAAAACCTGGAGAAAtgctaattaattttaaaaacagaaaatgacctTAACATCAGAATATTTGAGAGGAGACACCACACTAAATGGGAAAGTAGCCTGGAATCTAATCATAAGGCAACATCTAATATTCCTCCTAACTGAGGTCCTATCACTAATAAAACTGTACAATATATCAggtaaatagtatttttaaactagatttgtgactgtgtttggaaagagaaaaagaagaaatgttgaaACTGACTGATATAATCAATAGCTTACAGCATGAGAACACACACTTCAATGGTCCGTGGGACAATTTCTCTAGTGAGATTGGTGGGGTGCAAAGGAGAAGGGGTTGGGGGAGCAGAGCCCAGAATGAGCCTCTCTACATGCACTGCAGTAGCCCAGCACCATGGGGACCTCCTGGACCTGCCAGGAAACCAGATATCAgacactttttcttccttcctttgcctGGAAAATGACCATCTTGCTTCCCCTCCAGGTACGGTTCCTGGAGCAGCAGAACAAGGTTCTGGACACCAAGTGGACCCTGCTGCAGGAGCAGGGCACCAAGACCGTGAGGCAGAATCTGGAGCCGTTGTTCGAGCAGTACATCAACAATCTCAGGAGGCAGCTGGACAGTATCGTCGGGGAACGGGGCCGCCTGGACTCAGAGCTGAGAAACATGCAGGACCTGGTGGAGGACCTCAAGAACAAGTGAGGACTCAGTTTCCTGCAGCACACACTTCAAGACTATTGGGTGACCAGGGCCAGATGGGGGTGGGATTCCTAACAACCCATGTCCATGGAAATGGAAAGCACAAATTAGTCCCTAGGCGCAAACCTGCAAGAACCACAAATGGTTATGGGAGGATAGGGAGATCAAAGAAGTGACAAATTTAGGAGAAGCAAAAATCATCCCTTAGGTACTCTGTGGCAGGAAAGCTCAATTAGAATATATTCCATTTGGGAAAATGTTGGATCCCAGGCTGCTTTTCTGTTTCATCCTACCCACTGGCTCAAATATATCCCATGCCTTTCTTCCTGCAGATATGAGGATGAAATCAACAAACGCACAACAGCAGAGAATGAATTTGTGACTCTGAAGAAGGTGAGCAGATGAAGCCGGGGGTTCAAATTCACTTAGAAGGACAGAAGTGGCTCTGTGTCGTCGCTTACCTGGGAGAGGAGAATCGGTAGGGGGACTAGAAGATGGGTAGATTGGGAAGGTGCACTCAGGCAACTCCAGGTTATTGGCTCTTTCCCCAGGACGTGGATGCTGCCTACATGAACAAGGTTGAACTGCAAGCCAAGGCAGACACTCTCACAGACGAGATCAACTTCCTGAGAGCCTTGTATGAAGCAGTAAGCGTCTCCACCATCcttctgtttactctgatggggTCTGCAAAGGGGAGAAGATGTATAGGGCTGGGTATCTCTGTAAACGTCATAAGTGAAGTTGATCTTATGACCTTTTGTTCTGCAGGAGTTGTCCCAGATGCAGACCCACATCTCAGACACATCTGTGGTGCTGTCCATGGACAACAACCGCAACCTGGACCTGGACAGCATTATCGCCGAGGTCAAGGCCCAATATGAGGAGATTGCTCAGAGAAGCCGGGCTGAGGCCGAGTCCTGGTACCAGAGCAAGGTGAGCAGGGTGTGGGCAGCCGCTGAGGAATCTCTGTGTCCAGCTCTGAATACCAGAGAACTGCAGACTTCATTGGAGACATCCCCTTACAGGAAGCCAGGGTCCTCTCACAGGACGTACACCTGCACTATTAGAGTAGACATTTGCGGAACTTACACCCAAgtcaagaaggaaaaagaaccCAATGCAGGAGGAAAACTACCATAGACAATGACATAGTCATCTCTGCATTTAGCTTCATCCTGATTGCTGACTTTTAGAAAATGGTACAGAACATTTCTACTCCCTAAGGAAATTAGGCAGATAGTGGTGCCACAATGAGGATGGTCTGTGACTCCAGTGTTTAGTATCCACCCACCACATAACATCAGCTTTTCCTCAAGTTTCTTGGGGAGAAGCCATTAGGTCCACTTCATGACATGCATGATACACAAGTGAAAGTCATCGCTTGCCAGGTAAGAACCCATAgacactgtctctctctccacctctggGCTGCAGTACGAGGAGCTGCAGGTCACAGCGGGCAGACATGGGGATGACCTGCGCAACACCAAGCAGGAGATTGCTGAGATCAACCGCATGAtccagaggctgagatctgagatcGACCACGTCAAGAAACAGGTATAGTGAGGGACAATGGAGGAGAAAagcatcattttttttaattaggtcaTGAGGCACCAGTCAACCATCATGTAGTAAAATTCTTTGGGAATTGAGTGATAAGCAGAGAAGGAAAGACATGCAGTTCCTAAGCTCAGTGAGAACACTCTGGCTCAGAGACATGGATCACACCCAAGGACAtgaaaaaattacctgggcagaAGCACTCTCACCTGGTCACAGATGTAAAAGTATAGTCTAGAGGCATTGGAAGGGCTTATGTAAGAAGACTGATTGACTTTGGAATTGCAAAGGACCAATTTGGGTGAGGTGTCAGGTCAGAAAGCATGAGTAACATTGCTGCAAATCTGCTCAAGGTTCACggtgaaaaagaaagtgaaaccaGGGCCATGAGGAAGGAAAACATGGCCCAAGCAGGTGAGAGaatggaggcaggaggaaggcAAGGTCTCAACAGCTTCATGTGAAAACTCATCACCTCAGTTGACAATGTTTGTAAATTATTGTGGCATCCATACAAAATCATCAAAAatggttttggttttgctttggaGACAACACTTAATGTCCTTGGTCTTGTGTCCACTCTGGCATCTTCCATGGGTCATCATCCACATCTTTAGGCAGGGGAGTTAACACAAAGGGGCACAGGATTTTATCATCTGACTCCAGACGTAAAAAGTTTGAAGATAGTAAAAAGACTAGACAGGAAGTGTCAGAGCTCATTTACCATCAATTCTGGGTTCCTGGTACCTTCTTCGCTGGAAAGGAACCAGCCAGGTTTAGTCTCCTCTGGAAGACCAGATGACAAgttctttccattcctttccccTCTTAGTGTGCCAACCTGCAGGCTGCCATTGCTGATGCTGAGCAGCGTGGGGAGATGGCACTCAAGGATGCCAAGAACAAGTTGGAAGGGCTGGAGGACGCCCTGCAGAAGGCCAAGCAGGACCTGGCCCGGCTGCTGAAGGAGTACCAGGAGCTGATGAATGTCAAGCTGGCCCTGGACGTGGAGATTGCCACCTACCGCAAGCTGCTGGAGGGCGAGGAGTGCAGGTGGGTAACTGATGCGACTTCCTCCCACAGCTGAGTCCATCTTCAATGTTCCTGGCACTGAGCACAACTTTAAGGTGCACTGCCCAAGACCATAATTGCTCTTCTTGGGAGAAAACCAAAAGTTTTCCCGTAGACTCTTCCACCCACCAAGGCTTCCCATGCTCCTCCGGGGAAGGGCTCTCTGAGGTCTCACCCTCCCTGTGTTTCTCCCCACAGGCTGAATGGCGAAGGCGTTGGACAAGTCAACATCTGTAAGTACCTTTGCTTGCCTTCCTCCCCTGCCCTTGCACTCTTCTGACTGGGCTCAGGCTGACAGGATGAGCTCATCGTGGCTTCTTGTGTCCttgtccccctccccaccacagctGTGGTGCAGTCCACCGTCTCCAGTGGCTATGGTGGTGCCAGCGGTGTCGGCAGTGGCTTAGGCCTGGGTGGAGGAAGCAGCTACTCCTATGGCAGTGGTCTTGGCGTTGGAGGTGGCTTCAGTTCCAGCAGCGGCAGAGCCATTGGGGGTGGCCTCAGCTCTGTTGGAGGCGGCAGTTCCACCATCAAGtacaccaccacctcctcctccagcagGAAGAGCTACAAGCCCTGAAGTGCTGCCGCCAGCTCTCGGTCCAACAGTCCTCAGGCCCCTCTCTGGCTGCAGAGCCCTCTCCTCAGGTTGCTTGTCCTCCCCTGGCCTCCAGtctcccctgccctcccaggcAGAGCTGAGATGCCCTCACTTTTCTTCTCATCAGTAACTGTTCCACTGAGCTCCTGTTGCTCACCATCAGGTCAACAGTTATCATCACTCAGACATGCAAGTGTCCTTCTTATGCTCCCATATTATTACAGGTATCTGAGTCTGCCATAATTCTGAGAAGAAAATGACCCATACCCCCATGAGAACTGAAACTCAGTCTAAGTCCAGCTGCAGACAAGGAGTCCTCTCTTTAATTGCTAACCATTATAGCTACACTCAGGAGTTCCCATCTGACAAATCAGTTGTCCTGATCTTCTCTTGCAGTGTTCCTGAATGGCGTGCGATGTACCCTCTGATTCAGTCTGCATTCCTGCACTGCCTTCTGTGCTCTCTTTGCCTTCTTTCGTTCTGTTGAATAAAACAGATTGAGAATGTGAACATGTTGTGTTAGATTGCATTGCTGACCACATCCTGGTTTAGAAACATTCTCACCACACAAATGGTTTCTCATCTTTGGGGAACTGCTCCTCTCCCCACTGACAAGTCATCATGGAGGATGAGTCAGGAGCTCCTCCTCCACAGCCTACTCCATCAGTCAGCATTAAGTGATTCTGTCGCACTCTCTGGTGGACAATCACCAACTACTCAGCCCTCACCACTCAGGCCTTTTTCCACAAATGGAGTCTTTTAGAAAGCATCAGAACAAAAAGGGAAGCTAAGTCCTGGAATCTGGATCAGCATAATCTGATAActaagatttatttatattttttatttttcagcccCATCATTTGGTGGCTTGGCCCCACACTGATCTCTGAGGCTCCCTCACTCCCCGGCTCCCCACCACCAGGGAAACACTGCACTGACCCTGTAGATCAGAAACACTTGGTAAGAAGCAACTCCTTGCTCTGACTCTATGATTATTAAGACTATTAAGCATTTGCCACCAATGCTTGCTCTGATATAACTTCTAAAATTCATCATTCAAACTAATAGATACAGTAAAGGGGCATCCTCAAATCTCAGTGTGTGGATTTAAAGCAGTGCAGTGCCGTGTGTGTTGGAATGGTTTTGACACAACTCAAAGATACACAGGCCGAACTTAAGAACTTATCTAGGGGCCGgagctggtggctcacgcctattaatcccagcactttgggaggtggaggcaggtggatcacttgaggccaggagttcgagaccagcctggtcaacaaggagaaactctgcctctagtaaaaatacaaaacttagctgcgcatggtggtatgcacctgtaattccagctactcaggagtccgaggcacaagaatcacttgagcctgggaggtggagattgcagtgagccgagataatgccactgcactccagcctggacaaaaaagCATGAACtccattgaaaaaagaaaaagaaaaagaaaaaaaaaacttatcttgGGAAAGGCTGGTTAGAGTGTTTATGATTGTACACCTAAAAACAGTGACTTTGACTATCTGTCAACAACTCTTAGAAAAAGTGATGTTGTCAAacaaaagtcaataaaataaattcataaaatttctttataaaattagaGAATTTGTGTTGAGTTGCTCTGGCAGAGATGACATGGTCCATGAGATGACATGGTGCATGCTGACAGACAACACTCAGATCAACATGGAgcctgagcacagtggctcacgcctgtaatcccaacactttcgggggccaaggcaggaatctcttgagtccaggagtgtgagacaagcctgggcaacatagccagaccctgtctgtacaaaaaactaaaaaactagttgggcatggtggtgcacacctgtagttttaGCTACTTAGGAaaccgaagcaggagaatcacttgagccaaggcgtctgaagctacagtgagttatgattgcaccactgcactccatcctgggtgatgaAGGTTAAGGGAGTTCCTCATTTGATAACaggatgcaaaaacaaaaacaaaacaaaacaaaacaaaagaaccatGCACATTTTAACCGTAAACTTTCATGATAATTTTgacaagcaaaaattgacagtTGGACGTTCATTCAAATTGACCAGATATCAATACCAGGGTTGTAATTTTCACTTTTAGACAGAAACAGAATCTCTATCTTTTAGGCCATGTCTATACAAGCTTATTCTACACCCCGGCTAATCAGGTCTTATCTGTGAGCAGAAGAATAAAAAGTGAGGGAAACTTCCAGAAGAACAACAGCAACCCTTTCAGCTATGGtcatattttgcccatttaatgCCACAGCAGAGACTCTTTCCCATGGTTCACTACTGCAGTTGAGGTCTGGCCTTCTTCCCATGGTTGTCTGTGGGTGGGCAAGGGTCTTGCAGCTGTGCAGGTCATTAGCAGAAGCTTTGGAGCTGGAGGAGACCTTGGGGAATTAGTGACCCCTTTCCTTTCTATCATTGCAGTCTAGGGTTTGAAGTCAAAGGCATGGTGGAAGCAGAGCGTAGGAACTGCCACGTTGTACAAGTCCCAAAAGTTGTTAGGACAACTTCCCAGTGTGCCAGGCAAAGTCATTCTCCCTCCTCGGGTGAAAAGCTCCAGGACAGCAGGCTACTGGCAGGGTCCCTCACTACCCTCAGGTGTAGTCCAGATGCTTATCAACTCTGTGAGGCCCACTAGATGCCGGCTGGCTTGAGACTTGGAGCAGGCATTCGAGTCATCTGTGAATAGGGTTGTCCAGACAAATAGAagaagcccagttaattttgttgtgttttgtttgtagacagagtctcattctaacacccaggctagagtacagtagtgcaatcatggctccctgctgactggacttcccaggctcaagtgacccgcctgcctcttgagtacctgtgaccacaggcatgcaccaccatgcctagttaatttctccttttttgtaatttttgtagagatagggtctcactatttgcccaggccagtctcaaactcctgggctcaagtgatccttccacttcaacctcccaaagtgttggaattataggcatgaaccatcgcaACCCAAATCCCAGTTAAAGTTGAACtacagataaacaacaaaaatttgtagtctaagtatgtcccaaatagtATATGAAACAcacttaaactaaaaagaaatttgtAGTTGATCTGAAATTCAATCTGAACTAcacatcctgtatttttatttgctaaatctagcaACCCTGACTATGAAGTCAACCTCCTTTATGTTGAACCACAGACAAGGACACAGGTAATTGAGCTGCTGCTTTGGATTTCTCCTATAAGGGGCAGACAAAAGGCAAGGACCAAGCTTAAGACCCTTCCTCCAAATCACCCCCTCATTATTACCTCAGACCTTAGCTCTACTCACCTGCCCCAACCCATATCAGCTCAAAACAGACTTGGGTGTCTTCATTTGTGAAGTCTTGGTTCATAGTTCCTAGTATCTGTGCCTGTCATGCGTTTCTATAGTTTCTCAGGATTCATCCTGTGGGAGGGAGATAACAGCCCCAGCTGGTTCACCATCTTGCCAGAAGCTTGAGCTGTGGATTGTGTTTAAAGtacattgtatttattatgtctacagtTTATCGAAAGATGTTAACatggaaaaaaaggacaaaagcaAATAGGACAAAATATTAATAGTCATTAATTCTGAGGAGTGTGAATTTGGGTAAtggctattttcattttcatacttTTCTGCTACATAAAGATCAACATCCTACTTTTTCCCCCATcctcttctatttcattgatcactttgatcacaccactgtgatTACTAAACCTTTGTATTAATGCTGGTTTCTCTGTTACTTTAGGGTCAGTCTCTGGTTCCTTATTTTGTCTGTTTGGTGAGGTCTTTTCTGTGAACATCCTCGATGCTCAAGGATGTGCAATGATGTCTGAACCCTGAGGCTCCTGCAgagagactttggactgtgattGGGTGCAGAATTCTTGTTGTTGTGGGGGGAGATATGAGCAGGTtaccttctattctgccatcttggtgATGTTCATTCTGTTACTTACATGTTGGTTTCTGATACAGCAAGTCCTACTCATTGTTTGTCTTCAATATTTTCTGGTTATTCTtgtgcattttgttgttgttgttaggtaTCCCTAGGTATCTCAGAGTTTTTATGTTATGAGTTAGAACTCCTTTCTCTCCACCATGTTTTCAACTACTGAAAGGTAATGTATGAAAATAATTGATTTACATACCTTGATCTTGTAACGAACAGCCTTGCTAaactttatcttcattttaaagatgaggaaacaaagcctcagaaaagttaagtaacttggtGAGTaagaggcagagaggcagagccaggattcaaggAACAACCTGCCTGATTTTAGGAACTTGGCTCTTCTGCAACGCTAGGGAGGTGTGGTCTTACTCAGGGAATCTGGCTCCATCGCCTCCCGCTCTGGtcccaggagggagggagagtgctGCCAGCATGAACAAGATGAGACTGACCGCATTCCCCACCACTCCAGTCTTTCCTTGCTTTGCTTGCCCTCTAGTGAAGGAGCTACTGCTCTGGGTGCTAAGAGCAGATGCAGAGGCTGGCTCCTTACCTAAACTAGCAACTGCTGGATAGTGACATCAGCCAGAGCAATGATCGCCTTTTAACCTGGAAATTCCAACCCACATTGGGAAAAAGAGGAATGCCTGCTTTTCCCCCAAGCTGGCTCAGCTGACTGTTCTCTCCTCCCCCAGCTCTGGACTCCCTCCaagctttgtttttgtctttcctcCTCCTGGGAACCTATGCTAGTCTCTGAAGCTTTATTTCCCCTACTCTGACTTCTTGTTCATTTCATGGTAATGAGAAAGTGATGAGTGAAATGTAACTGTCTTTAGCCTGTGTTACCTTTGCCTCGGAAAATGTCTTCAAAAGTTCATTATTTGTTCGTAGGTGCCTTAGGTCACTCAAAAACCCAGCAAAGTCACTCAGCAATATAGCTTAAGATTACCTGTGGCATAGCAGGGTCCTGAATACTTCAGAACAAATTAAAGGAGGGTAGGTACATTATTAGATGCACATTGAATTCAACTGACTTATGTGCTTACCTTTGAAAATCCCTCTTACCTGGCAGAGCCAGAACTATATGCAtgaacacgcacacacactccacaTAAATCAAGAGGCATGGGCAATGGATGCAAAGAATGAAGGAACATGAGCAATGGCAGGTCCAACTTCAGAGGGGCTCTGTGGGCATGTCTCTTCCGGGGGAAATTTTGAAAGATGCAGGGAAACCCTATTTCCATCCTAAATCTGTAAAATACCACAATGTCTAAAGAGTATTATCGGGGTAGAGAGTATAGGTGTTTatcttagagattttttttttaaatctccgtTTATTGCAGAATCACATGCCCTAAATCATTCCAGGAAGAATTTACAGAAATCTCTACAACTTCCCTTAGAAGCGTATTTTTCTGTTCACCATTAGAATCTAGAAGCCCTTAATGGAATCCTTCTTGCCGATTAAGTTTACTCGCTGATGGTAAGAGCAGCAGCAACAAAGAAACACATTGGTCTCCTGTCATacttcctttcccctttgctcCCACCTCTGTTTCCCAATTCATTGGTCATTTTCATTAGTCTCTGGGGTCACCCCAAGTTGACTAACTCTTGCTTAATAAGCCAGCGCTGGAGGGGGTGAATGAAAAGCACTTTCAAGCATGTCCTTTAAAAGGAATTCCTCTCCCTCACCGCCAGATGGGAGCACAGCCAGAATACCCACAGGTAGGATCATGCAGAGGTCATCCCGGCGTCTGCCTGTGGTGCTTCTGGGCCATTTTACCCTCTTCTGGGAAGGGAGGAAAGTGGTGTCCTGGCTGCTCAGATGTAACCTGCATTACAGACACAGCCCTGGTCTGTTCTGTGGGAACTATCTTACTCATGACATCCCAGTAACATATCTGGTTTTACACCCTGGAAGCCCTCCTGCAAGTGACATGTCAATCAATTGCACTTTGAACATACACACAGAGAGCTGGCTGATCAGAAGAGCCCTCTGCTGAGTCCTCCTTCAAAGAGACTAATTCTTTGGCAAGAATGAGTCATGGGCCCTAATTTTTCATTCCTCTGCATCGGGGCTTTCAAATATCTACCCCTCTTAAAGCAGAGCAGGAAGAGGTTTCTGTTCTCCACTTACAGTGAGTCAGTCACTCCTAGCATAATGGCTCTCGGTTTCCTGACCTCATTGTCACTGTCACCATACTCATCATCAGTGTGTGCTGATTTAATGCCTATAGGTCAGCTGGGCGTCATGCACCTCAGAATGAGGCAGGAATTCCTAGGCCAAGACTGGGTGCCCAAGGGACTGCCCTCTCAGGATCATGGAAAACACAGCTCCACGGCTACAGAAGCTCTCATTTATAGAAACACACAAGCAAACAATGCATCACCTGGATGCCTCATGTCAGACACAGCTTTACAGAGACAAGGCGGGAATGCATTCAGCAATCCCATCTGAAGTGTGTGTGGGTGGATCTACTCTGATTTATCCGTGGGAAATGTTTAGACCCTgccagctgcctcggcctcccctcCTGTGCTTGGCGCTGCTTCCCACCATGCTCCTGTGTGTGCCTGAGATGGGGCATCTGGAGCCAGCAGGAGAGCAAGGGTCCTCTGAAGCACTCGAGGTCCATCCAGAGACTGCACCACTCACAGTCTGAATTTCAtcggtttatttttttttatttttgagacagggtttcactctatcacctgggatagagtgcagtagcacaatcacaactcactgcagccttcacctcccaggctcaagccatcctcccgcttcagcctcctgcgtaactgggaccacaggtgcacaccaccacacccagctaatttttgtattttttgtagagatggattttgccatgttgcccacgctggtctcaaactcccaggctcaagctacctgcccacctcggcctcccaaagtgctggaattacaagcatgagccactgcacctggcctatatttttaaattctgttataTACCATTTTACATGATGCCTGTTTCACACGTGTCAGTTCTATCTTCCCCACAGCCCAGCAAGCCCCTAGTGGGTGGAACTCATGGAAAACACTTACCATCTGCTCCAGCACACAGATCAGTGTGGTATGGAGCAAACACTGTTCTAGGGTACAGGAGACAACTGTCCTATTGCAGTTTTACTCTAAGCTTCCTGTCAGGCTCTGGGCCTCACACTCCTCATCCATGAAATATGGGACCTGTATGAAGTGTGCTTCCTGAG
The Rhinopithecus roxellana isolate Shanxi Qingling chromosome 10, ASM756505v1, whole genome shotgun sequence DNA segment above includes these coding regions:
- the LOC104670632 gene encoding LOW QUALITY PROTEIN: keratin, type II cytoskeletal 6C (The sequence of the model RefSeq protein was modified relative to this genomic sequence to represent the inferred CDS: deleted 1 base in 1 codon), translated to MASTSTTIRSHSSSRRGFSAGSARLPGVSRSGFSSVSVSRSRGSGGLGGACGGAGFGSRSLYGLGGSKRISIGGGSCAISGGYGNRAGGSYGFGGAGSGFGFGGGAGIGFGLGGGAGLAGGFGGPGFPVCPPGGIQEVTVNQSLLTPLNLQIDPAIQRVRAEEREQIKTLNNKFASFIDKVRFLEQQNKVLDTKWTLLQEQGTKTVRQNLEPLFEQYINNLRRQLDSIVGERGRLDSELRNMQDLVEDLKNKYEDEINKRTTAENEFVTLKKDVDAAYMNKVELQAKADTLTDEINFLRALYEAELSQMQTHISDTSVVLSMDNNRNLDLDSIIAEVKAQYEEIAQRSRAEAESWYQSKYEELQVTAGRHGDDLRNTKQEIAEINRMIQRLRSEIDHVKKQCANLQAAIADAEQRGEMALKDAKNKLEGLEDALQKAKQDLARLLKEYQELMNVKLALDVEIATYRKLLEGEECRLNGEGVGQVNISVVQSTVSSGYGGASGVGSGLGLGGGSSYSYGSGLGVGGGFSSSSGRAIGGGLSSVGGGSSTIKYTTTSSSSRKSYKP